One genomic region from Zalophus californianus isolate mZalCal1 chromosome 14, mZalCal1.pri.v2, whole genome shotgun sequence encodes:
- the YDJC gene encoding carbohydrate deacetylase, producing the protein MARPRVLLVVTADDFGYCPRRDEGIVEAFLAGAVTSVSLLVNGTAAESAAELARRHQIPTGLHANLSEGRPVGPARPGASSLLSPEGFFLGKMGFREAVAAGDVALPQVREELEAQLIRFRELLGRDPTHVDGHQHVHVLPGVCQVFAETLQTNGVRFTRLPVECGVDRCAWLEAPAQAFARAVERDARAAVGPFSRHGLRWTDAFVGLSTCGRHMSAHRVSGALAWALEGIPTGHTLTAELMAHPGYPSVPPAGGCGEGPDAFSCSWERLHELRVLTAPTLRARLAQEGVQLCTLHNLDSKRPGEGVLGEASLETFLEPSPPCP; encoded by the exons ATGGCTCGACCGCGCGTGCTGCTGGTGGTCACCGCCGACGACTTTGGTTACTGCCCGCGGCGCGATGAGGGCATCGTAGAGGCCTTCCTGGCAGGGGCTGTGACCAGCGTGTCCCTGCTGGTCAACGGCACAGCCGCAGAGAGCGCGGCGGAGCTGGCCCGCAG GCACCAAATCCCCACGGGCCTCCACGCCAACCTGTCCGAGGGCCGCCCCGTGGGCCCGGCCCGCCCCGGCGCCTCGTCGCTGCTCAGCCCCGAAGGCTTCTTCCTCGGCAAGATGGGATTTCGAGAGGCGGTGGCGGCCGGAGACGTGGCCTTGCCCCAG GTGCGGGAAGAGCTGGAGGCCCAGCTGATACGCTTCCGAGAATTACTGGGCAGGGACCCCACTCACGTGGACGGGCACCAGCACGTGCACGTGCTCCCAG GCGTGTGCCAGGTGTTCGCAGAGACGCTGCAGACCAACGGGGTGCGCTTCACACGGTTGCCGGTGGAGTGCGGGGTGGACCGCTGCGCGTGGCTCGAGGCCCCCGCGCAAGCCTTCGCCCGTGCGGTGGAGCGCGACGCCCGGGCCGCTGTGGGCCCCTTCTCCCGACACGGCCTACG GTGGACGGATGCCTTCGTGGGCCTGAGCACCTGCGGTCGGCACATGTCTGCTCACCGCGTATCAGGAGCACTAGCTTGGGCCCTGGAAGGCATACCCACGGGCCACACCCTGACAGCTGAGCTGATGGCACACCCTGGCTACCCTAGTGTGCCTCCGGCCGGGGGCTGCGGTGAGGGCCCCGATGCCTTTTCCTGCTCTTGGGAGCGGCTGCATGAGCTGCGTGTCCTCACCGCGCCCACACTTCGGGCCCGACTTGCACAGGAGGGAGTGCAGCTCTGCACACTCCACAACCTAGACTCCAAGAGGCCTGGGGAAGGGGTCCTTGGAGAAGCCAGTCTGGAAACATTCCTGGAGCCCTCCCCACCATGCCCCTGA